One region of Syntrophobacter fumaroxidans MPOB genomic DNA includes:
- a CDS encoding sigma-54 interaction domain-containing protein — protein sequence MEQSQIKAFLDAAHEGVLAVDADGRVTLFNTAAERLTGISADVVLGHHVRDVIPNTRLHIVLETGEAELDQIQDTGMTTVMTNRVPVRNARGEIVGAMAIFRDISEIKRLGCEIAELKETRTLLEAIVNSTQDAISVVDERGMGLLINPAYTRLTGMTEREVLHRPATVDIAEGESMHLQVLRTRQPVKHVPMKVGAARREVLVDVAPIVVDGALKGSVAVIHDVSELRSLTEQLDRAHRLIRRLDTKYTFEDIIAVSPIMQELLEQARKAAATPATVLLSGESGTGKELFAHAIHHSSDRAQRPFISVNCGAIPDTLQESQLFGYIEGAFTGAKRGGQKGHFLEAQGGTIFLDEIAESNLAVQTKLLRVLQEKEIVPVGASRPVPVDVRVITATNVDLASLVEKGHFRSDLFYRLHVLPIHIPPLRERREDIPPLLSVLLNKLNQEYSRHVEGISPEALEMFCSYHWPGNVRELENMLGRALINMQPGEKTVRAEHLPHTLSAFARPEARRDEGAEPLRVGRSLAEAHAVWEKALLEKALAMTNANRTQVARQLRISVRQLYNKLKRYGLG from the coding sequence ATGGAGCAAAGTCAAATCAAAGCCTTCCTCGACGCCGCTCACGAAGGCGTGCTGGCGGTCGATGCCGATGGCCGCGTCACGCTCTTCAATACCGCCGCCGAACGTCTGACGGGGATATCGGCGGATGTCGTTCTCGGGCATCACGTGCGGGATGTGATCCCCAACACCCGGCTGCACATCGTCCTCGAAACCGGGGAAGCCGAACTGGATCAAATCCAGGACACCGGAATGACCACCGTGATGACCAACAGGGTGCCGGTGCGCAATGCCCGAGGCGAGATCGTCGGGGCAATGGCCATTTTTCGGGACATAAGCGAAATAAAGCGCCTGGGATGCGAGATTGCCGAGCTCAAAGAAACGCGCACCCTGTTGGAAGCCATCGTCAACTCGACCCAGGACGCCATATCCGTGGTGGATGAAAGAGGGATGGGGCTTCTCATCAATCCAGCCTACACCCGGCTGACCGGCATGACGGAGCGGGAGGTCCTTCACCGGCCGGCCACGGTCGATATCGCCGAGGGCGAGAGCATGCACCTGCAAGTGTTGCGCACGCGCCAACCGGTAAAGCATGTTCCCATGAAGGTGGGCGCGGCGCGACGCGAAGTGCTTGTGGACGTTGCCCCCATTGTCGTAGACGGTGCTCTCAAGGGGAGCGTCGCGGTCATTCACGACGTTTCCGAGCTGCGTTCCCTGACCGAGCAACTGGACAGGGCCCATCGGCTGATCCGGCGCCTGGACACCAAGTACACGTTCGAGGATATTATAGCCGTAAGCCCGATCATGCAAGAACTGCTCGAACAGGCCCGAAAGGCCGCGGCAACGCCCGCAACGGTCCTTCTGTCCGGCGAAAGCGGCACGGGAAAGGAGCTCTTCGCCCATGCCATCCATCATTCGAGCGATCGCGCCCAACGGCCCTTCATCTCGGTGAACTGCGGCGCAATCCCCGACACGCTCCAGGAAAGCCAGCTTTTCGGTTATATCGAAGGGGCGTTCACCGGTGCCAAACGCGGCGGTCAGAAAGGCCATTTCCTCGAAGCCCAGGGGGGGACGATTTTCCTCGATGAGATCGCTGAAAGCAACCTGGCCGTTCAGACCAAGCTGCTGCGCGTGCTCCAGGAGAAGGAAATCGTCCCCGTGGGGGCCTCGCGCCCCGTCCCCGTCGACGTCCGGGTCATTACGGCGACCAATGTCGATCTGGCCTCCCTGGTCGAAAAAGGGCATTTCCGATCCGACCTTTTCTACCGGCTGCACGTCCTGCCGATCCACATCCCACCGCTGCGCGAACGGCGCGAAGATATCCCGCCGCTGCTGAGTGTTCTGCTCAACAAGCTCAACCAGGAATACAGCCGCCACGTCGAAGGAATCTCCCCGGAGGCGCTGGAAATGTTCTGCTCCTACCATTGGCCTGGAAACGTGCGGGAATTGGAAAACATGCTCGGACGCGCGCTCATCAACATGCAGCCCGGAGAAAAGACGGTGCGCGCCGAACACCTGCCGCACACCTTGTCGGCCTTTGCGCGGCCGGAGGCCAGGCGCGATGAAGGCGCGGAGCCTTTGCGCGTCGGGAGGAGTCTGGCCGAGGCTCATGCCGTCTGGGAGAAAGCCCTCCTGGAGAAGGCTCTGGCCATGACGAACGCCAACCGCACGCAGGTGGCCAGGCAGTTGAGGATCTCCGTGCGGCAGCTATACAACAAGCTCAAGCGTTACGGACTCGGGTGA
- a CDS encoding NAD(P)-dependent alcohol dehydrogenase produces MTIRTRAAVVRRRGGPFLFEDVEIDDPRADEALVRMVACGICHTDIAGRDGALGVPLPAVFGHEGAGVVECVGSRVGRFRAGDKVVLSFSSCGECPGCLGGHPARCGEFDALNFGGARPDGSSTIRDAKGAPLGSSFFGQSSLAGYATVRERGLVGVEAVDEDELTILAALGCGIQAGAGTVLNELKPRRGESIAIFGAGTVGLAALMAARLAGAAPIVVVDVVASRLELALELGAAVAIDGRAGDVVEHLRETAGSIDHAVETTGVSRVIDCAMKALGSRGNISLLAVSADEGEERVHPKSRDPGQSVIYSVAGDSDPQTFIPFLIRKHKEGAFPFERLIRIYPASRINEAVKDSLSGITVKPVLRF; encoded by the coding sequence ATGACGATCCGCACTCGTGCTGCGGTGGTCCGCCGGCGTGGCGGGCCGTTCCTGTTTGAAGATGTCGAGATCGACGATCCGCGCGCGGATGAGGCCCTCGTTCGAATGGTTGCCTGCGGCATCTGCCACACGGACATCGCCGGGCGCGACGGGGCGCTGGGAGTGCCGCTTCCCGCCGTGTTCGGGCACGAGGGCGCGGGCGTCGTGGAATGCGTCGGCAGTCGAGTGGGCCGGTTCCGTGCCGGGGACAAAGTGGTGCTCTCGTTCAGTTCCTGCGGGGAGTGCCCCGGCTGTCTTGGAGGTCATCCGGCCCGATGCGGGGAGTTCGACGCGTTGAATTTCGGCGGCGCGAGACCCGACGGTTCTTCGACAATCCGGGATGCAAAGGGTGCCCCGCTGGGAAGCTCTTTCTTTGGTCAGTCTTCGCTTGCCGGGTATGCCACGGTCCGGGAACGAGGGTTGGTGGGGGTGGAAGCCGTCGATGAGGACGAACTCACGATCCTTGCCGCCCTGGGATGCGGCATCCAGGCCGGGGCCGGGACGGTACTGAACGAGTTGAAGCCCCGGCGGGGGGAATCGATTGCGATCTTCGGCGCCGGCACGGTCGGCCTGGCGGCACTCATGGCCGCCCGCCTGGCTGGAGCCGCGCCCATCGTTGTCGTGGACGTGGTGGCATCCCGATTGGAGCTGGCCCTGGAACTGGGAGCGGCCGTCGCCATTGACGGCCGCGCGGGAGATGTGGTCGAGCACCTGCGCGAAACGGCGGGAAGCATCGACCACGCCGTCGAGACCACGGGTGTCTCGCGGGTGATCGATTGCGCCATGAAGGCCCTGGGCTCAAGGGGCAATATATCGTTGCTCGCGGTTTCCGCTGATGAAGGGGAGGAGCGTGTCCATCCGAAATCACGCGACCCCGGCCAGTCCGTCATTTACAGCGTCGCGGGCGACAGCGATCCGCAAACGTTCATTCCTTTCCTGATCCGCAAGCACAAGGAAGGCGCATTTCCCTTCGAGAGGCTGATACGCATCTACCCGGCGTCAAGGATCAACGAAGCGGTGAAGGATTCCCTGTCCGGGATCACGGTCAAGCCGGTGTTGCGGTTCTGA
- a CDS encoding 2-hydroxyacyl-CoA dehydratase family protein, with amino-acid sequence MENRHGLAFLHVETDYSDSDVEQLRTGVEAYLETAERRSPAATAPPHRQSAG; translated from the coding sequence ATCGAGAATCGGCACGGTCTTGCGTTCCTTCACGTCGAGACCGACTATTCGGATTCCGATGTCGAACAGCTGCGAACCGGAGTGGAGGCCTATCTCGAAACGGCAGAACGGCGCAGCCCGGCAGCGACCGCACCGCCGCACCGGCAATCCGCCGGCTGA
- a CDS encoding 2-isopropylmalate synthase, which yields MSRKIFIFDTTLRDGEQVPGAKLNKRQKIEIAQQLAVLGVDVIEAGFPCSSPDDLAAVKAISENVKGPVITGLARAVVEDIDIAWEAVRNAERPRIHVFLGSSDIHLQKKLRQDRATALRQAVDAVKYAKRFCEDVEYSTEDASRTDFEYLCRVLDAVIKEGATVVNVPDTVGYAVPDEFGEIIRKLREKVPGLDKVTLSVHCHNDLGLAVANSLAAVSNGANQIECTINGVGERAGNASLEELVMVLKTRHATFDAHTDVKSQEIYRTSRMVSRLMNVPVQPNKAIVGANAFAHSSGIHQDGILKDRSTYEIMKPEDVGIRQHKIVLTARSGRAALRHRLTELGYTILPEVFDRVYNRFINVADRKKEIGSEDLHSIVEIELTRVPETYTFHSLQLMSGSSMVPLASVTLTREGVKITDAATGNGPVDAVFHGIERIVGVSGKLRDYDLKAVTMGRDALGEAMVRVEIEGTVYSGTGASPDVIEASARAYLNAFNRYFANSH from the coding sequence ATGAGCAGGAAAATATTCATCTTCGATACCACATTGAGAGACGGTGAACAGGTCCCCGGAGCCAAGCTCAACAAGCGCCAGAAGATTGAAATCGCACAGCAGCTGGCAGTGCTCGGGGTTGACGTCATCGAAGCGGGCTTCCCGTGTTCTTCTCCCGATGATCTCGCCGCGGTCAAGGCCATCTCTGAAAACGTGAAGGGGCCGGTGATTACGGGGCTGGCCCGCGCCGTGGTGGAAGACATAGACATCGCCTGGGAGGCGGTGCGCAATGCGGAGCGTCCCCGCATTCACGTGTTCCTGGGTTCCTCGGACATCCATCTTCAGAAAAAACTGCGGCAGGATCGAGCCACGGCCCTGCGGCAGGCCGTGGACGCGGTGAAGTACGCCAAGCGATTCTGCGAGGACGTGGAATACTCGACGGAAGACGCCTCCCGCACGGATTTCGAATACCTGTGCCGGGTCCTTGACGCCGTCATCAAGGAGGGCGCCACCGTGGTGAATGTTCCCGACACGGTCGGCTATGCCGTGCCGGACGAATTCGGGGAAATCATCCGCAAGCTGCGCGAGAAGGTTCCCGGCCTCGACAAGGTGACCCTGAGCGTGCATTGCCACAACGATCTCGGGCTGGCCGTGGCCAACAGCCTGGCCGCCGTCAGCAACGGCGCCAACCAGATCGAATGCACGATCAACGGTGTCGGAGAACGCGCCGGCAATGCTTCCCTCGAGGAACTCGTCATGGTGCTCAAGACGCGCCACGCAACGTTTGACGCTCACACCGACGTCAAAAGCCAGGAAATCTACCGCACCAGTCGCATGGTCAGCCGCCTCATGAACGTGCCGGTCCAACCCAACAAGGCCATCGTCGGGGCCAATGCGTTCGCCCATTCGTCGGGAATCCACCAGGACGGCATCCTGAAAGATCGCAGCACCTATGAGATCATGAAGCCCGAAGACGTGGGCATCCGCCAGCACAAGATCGTCCTGACCGCCAGGTCGGGACGCGCCGCCCTGCGACACCGCCTCACAGAGCTGGGTTATACGATCTTACCGGAAGTGTTCGACCGGGTATACAACCGCTTCATCAACGTGGCGGACCGTAAGAAGGAGATCGGCAGCGAGGATCTGCATTCCATCGTGGAAATCGAACTGACCCGGGTGCCGGAAACCTACACCTTCCACAGCCTCCAGCTCATGAGCGGCAGCAGCATGGTCCCGCTCGCTTCGGTCACCCTGACCAGGGAGGGAGTGAAAATCACCGACGCCGCCACAGGCAACGGCCCGGTCGATGCCGTCTTCCACGGTATCGAACGGATCGTGGGCGTCAGCGGCAAGCTTCGCGACTACGATCTGAAAGCGGTCACCATGGGTCGGGACGCCCTGGGCGAGGCGATGGTGAGGGTTGAAATCGAAGGGACGGTCTATTCCGGCACCGGTGCCAGCCCAGACGTCATCGAAGCCAGTGCCCGGGCCTATCTGAACGCGTTCAACCGGTATTTCGCCAACTCACACTGA
- a CDS encoding CCA tRNA nucleotidyltransferase, with the protein MREKVGFDIVPPDVMAMMGILSDAGHGVWLVGGALRDHFLGQAPRDFDLATDASADEVVRLFPRVIPIGIRHGTVQVHTRTRDVEVTSTPGSGLEGILEDLGRRDFTINALALSYPEGSFLDPHGGCNDADARILRAVGDAGRRFREDPLRVLRVFRFVSELGLDVEPGTCAAARSEANGLAAVAGERVREEVFRILSGGNAVSALRLMEESRVLRTVLPELHESGCSHAIDTMGRCPNRLRIRMAALLHGLVEEEASLGAVSPCGRCVSSRRAEEVMVRWRLSRRQIQGVLGILENPLPGDSANWTDADLRRFIARTGPEFAGDVLELARACRAAGGDSAGAEQLSGLYRRYRGEVELRPVPRLRDLPITGEDVMRITGLKPGPRVGKILERAHLEVIENPFMNERKILMDFIRKEFHKEAEIETS; encoded by the coding sequence ATGCGGGAAAAGGTCGGATTCGACATTGTGCCTCCGGATGTCATGGCGATGATGGGCATCCTGTCGGACGCCGGCCATGGCGTTTGGCTGGTGGGCGGCGCGTTGCGCGACCACTTTCTGGGGCAGGCGCCCAGGGACTTCGATCTGGCGACGGACGCCTCGGCCGATGAAGTGGTGAGACTCTTCCCGAGGGTCATTCCCATCGGAATTCGGCATGGGACGGTCCAGGTCCACACCAGGACCAGGGACGTCGAGGTCACCAGCACTCCGGGAAGCGGACTGGAAGGGATTCTAGAAGATCTCGGCCGGCGGGACTTCACAATCAACGCCCTGGCGTTGTCGTACCCGGAAGGATCGTTCCTTGATCCTCACGGCGGGTGCAACGACGCCGACGCCCGGATACTTCGCGCCGTGGGGGATGCGGGCCGTCGTTTTCGCGAGGACCCGCTGAGGGTGCTGCGAGTCTTCCGGTTCGTCAGTGAGCTCGGGCTTGACGTCGAGCCGGGAACCTGTGCCGCGGCCCGCTCCGAGGCGAACGGTCTCGCCGCGGTTGCGGGGGAGAGGGTACGCGAGGAGGTCTTCAGGATCCTTTCGGGCGGGAACGCCGTGAGTGCCCTCCGGCTTATGGAGGAAAGCCGCGTGTTGCGAACGGTTTTGCCCGAGCTCCACGAGAGCGGGTGCAGTCACGCCATCGACACGATGGGACGATGTCCGAACCGGTTGAGGATCAGGATGGCCGCGTTGCTCCACGGCCTGGTGGAGGAAGAAGCCTCCCTTGGAGCCGTCTCTCCATGCGGGCGCTGCGTTTCAAGCCGCAGGGCCGAAGAGGTGATGGTGCGGTGGCGGCTGTCGCGCAGGCAAATTCAGGGTGTTCTCGGCATTCTGGAGAACCCGCTTCCGGGCGACTCGGCGAATTGGACTGACGCGGATTTGCGACGCTTCATAGCGCGGACCGGTCCGGAATTTGCCGGGGATGTCCTGGAGCTTGCCCGGGCCTGTCGCGCCGCGGGCGGCGATTCCGCCGGCGCGGAGCAACTGAGCGGCCTGTACCGGCGCTATCGCGGGGAAGTGGAGTTGCGTCCCGTTCCGAGGCTGAGGGACCTTCCCATAACCGGTGAAGACGTCATGCGCATCACCGGGCTCAAACCCGGTCCACGCGTGGGAAAAATTCTCGAAAGGGCTCACCTGGAAGTTATCGAGAATCCATTTATGAATGAAAGAAAAATTCTTATGGATTTTATCCGAAAAGAATTCCATAAAGAGGCAGAAATCGAAACGTCGTGA
- a CDS encoding CBS and ACT domain-containing protein: MLVKNWMSKTVVTIEEDDSMQHAMSLMKEHKIRMLPVVARGKLVGVVSDTDLKRASASDATTLDMHELLYLISKIKVQDIMTKTPITVSQNFTVEETAELLMRKKISGCPVLDDDGLVVGVITRDDLFKVLIMLSGLGKKGIQLAFQVEDRSGSIKNITDVIRKYDGRIASILSSYEYAAPGHRIVYIRTYDIDRAVLPKLVEELKQVAMLIYIVDHRDNKREIFHDLVA, encoded by the coding sequence ATGCTGGTTAAGAATTGGATGAGCAAGACGGTGGTCACCATTGAAGAAGATGATTCGATGCAACATGCCATGAGCCTGATGAAGGAACACAAGATCCGCATGCTGCCGGTGGTTGCCAGGGGGAAGCTGGTCGGCGTGGTGTCCGACACGGACCTCAAGCGGGCTTCGGCCTCCGATGCCACGACCCTGGACATGCACGAACTGCTCTACCTTATTTCCAAGATCAAGGTCCAGGACATCATGACCAAGACTCCCATCACCGTCTCGCAAAACTTCACCGTGGAAGAGACCGCGGAACTGCTGATGAGGAAGAAGATCTCGGGCTGTCCCGTGTTGGATGACGACGGACTGGTGGTCGGGGTCATCACGCGCGACGATCTTTTCAAGGTCCTGATCATGCTGAGCGGGCTCGGCAAAAAGGGCATCCAACTGGCTTTCCAGGTGGAGGACCGTTCCGGCTCGATCAAGAACATCACGGACGTTATCCGCAAGTACGACGGTCGGATCGCGAGCATCCTGAGCTCGTATGAATATGCGGCGCCCGGCCATCGCATCGTATACATCAGGACCTACGATATAGACCGCGCCGTCCTACCGAAGCTGGTCGAGGAACTGAAGCAAGTTGCCATGCTGATCTACATCGTGGACCACCGCGACAACAAGCGGGAAATATTCCACGACCTGGTGGCATGA
- a CDS encoding ABC transporter ATP-binding protein, translating into MLRMENVNAGYGDVQVLWDVSFEVKAREFVVLVGANGAGKSTIMKTISSLLHPTSGTIWFEDQRLDHVQPYHIIDVGIAHVPEARQLFPEMTVLENLEMGSLCARAKPHRKESIEWVLDLFPRLRERRKQLAGTLSGGEQQMCAIARGLMSKPKMLLFDEPSLGLSPLLTQEIFRLASKIHGEGMTILMVEQNVKQTLAICDRAYVLENGRIALEGKGRELLENEEVKQAFLGI; encoded by the coding sequence ATGCTGCGGATGGAAAATGTGAACGCCGGATACGGCGACGTCCAGGTGCTCTGGGATGTCTCCTTCGAAGTCAAGGCGCGGGAATTTGTGGTACTGGTGGGAGCCAACGGAGCCGGCAAGAGCACGATCATGAAGACCATATCGAGCCTGCTCCATCCGACGTCGGGGACCATCTGGTTCGAGGATCAGAGGCTGGATCACGTGCAGCCGTATCATATCATCGACGTCGGCATCGCCCATGTGCCGGAGGCACGCCAGTTGTTTCCCGAAATGACGGTCCTGGAGAATCTTGAAATGGGCTCGCTGTGCGCCAGGGCAAAGCCGCATCGAAAGGAAAGCATCGAGTGGGTGCTCGACCTTTTCCCCCGGCTTCGCGAACGCCGCAAACAACTGGCGGGCACGCTGTCCGGAGGGGAACAGCAGATGTGCGCCATCGCTCGCGGGCTGATGTCCAAGCCCAAGATGCTGCTCTTCGACGAGCCTTCGCTCGGGCTTTCCCCGCTGCTCACCCAGGAGATTTTCCGCCTTGCCTCGAAGATCCACGGCGAGGGAATGACGATCCTCATGGTCGAGCAAAACGTCAAGCAGACGCTTGCCATTTGCGACCGGGCCTATGTTCTCGAAAACGGCCGCATCGCGCTCGAGGGAAAAGGCCGCGAGCTGCTCGAGAACGAGGAAGTCAAACAGGCATTTCTCGGAATTTGA
- a CDS encoding ABC transporter ATP-binding protein: MNFFQTHRLVKAFGGLLAVNDLTFEVEKGEIYGLIGPNGSGKTTVFNLITGYYPITSGYIEFQGKRLNGLPTWRVCKQGIGRTFQIVKPLRRMTVLENVMTSAFNRTSREAEAREKALEVLDFCELTKKQDYPAKGLTIGDRKRMEIARALATAPELLLLDETMAGLTPQEQADGVQLIRKVRNSGITIIIVEHIMHVIMNLCDRILCINYGQEIARGTPAEVANNQAVIEAYLGKE, from the coding sequence ATGAATTTTTTTCAAACACATCGTCTCGTCAAGGCCTTCGGCGGCCTGCTCGCCGTCAACGACCTGACTTTTGAGGTCGAGAAAGGGGAAATATACGGCTTGATCGGTCCAAACGGTTCCGGCAAGACGACCGTTTTCAACCTGATCACCGGTTACTACCCGATCACTTCCGGTTACATCGAGTTCCAGGGGAAGAGACTCAACGGCCTGCCGACCTGGAGGGTCTGCAAGCAGGGCATCGGGAGGACTTTCCAGATCGTGAAGCCCCTGCGTCGAATGACGGTGCTCGAAAACGTCATGACCTCCGCCTTCAACAGGACTTCACGGGAGGCGGAAGCCCGTGAAAAAGCCCTGGAAGTGCTGGATTTCTGCGAACTGACCAAAAAGCAGGACTATCCCGCAAAAGGCCTCACCATCGGCGACCGCAAGCGCATGGAGATCGCGCGGGCGCTTGCCACCGCCCCCGAGCTGCTCCTGCTGGACGAAACCATGGCCGGCCTGACGCCCCAGGAGCAGGCCGACGGCGTCCAACTGATCCGCAAGGTCCGCAATTCCGGAATCACGATCATCATTGTCGAACACATCATGCACGTGATCATGAACTTGTGCGACCGCATCCTTTGCATCAACTACGGTCAGGAGATCGCACGAGGAACGCCGGCGGAAGTGGCCAACAATCAAGCCGTTATCGAGGCGTATCTGGGAAAGGAATAG
- a CDS encoding branched-chain amino acid ABC transporter permease: MKSIRWSTLVILLLLAVFPLVIQSDYYRHILIIALMWVVIGSSWNLLSGYTGQVSFGHAIFFGIGAYTAGLCTTQLDISAWYGMLLGGPVALLIGLVIGWICFRLRGPYFALATIAVGEIFRLVATEWVDFTEGMQGILIIQTFRSKIPYYYLALGLAAACIYSIHTVMNSKWGYYFLAIREDQDAAEALGISSFRYKSLSLMISAFFTGLAGAFYMNYMAFIDPQVVFSLHFISIMAILVGIIGGVGTLWGPPTGAFIMVLLQETFRSAFFGMLPKWVSEAHVLVFGLLVIFVIRYMANGIVGDWGKIRQVFSGRKASPSAGSGN; the protein is encoded by the coding sequence ATGAAATCAATTCGTTGGTCGACGCTTGTCATCCTTTTATTACTTGCCGTTTTTCCCCTCGTGATCCAGTCCGATTACTACCGGCACATCCTCATCATTGCGCTCATGTGGGTGGTCATCGGATCATCATGGAATCTGCTGTCCGGTTATACGGGACAGGTCTCGTTCGGCCATGCCATTTTTTTCGGCATCGGCGCCTACACGGCGGGGCTGTGCACGACCCAGCTCGACATATCGGCATGGTACGGCATGCTGCTGGGAGGACCGGTCGCCCTTCTCATCGGGCTCGTCATCGGATGGATCTGTTTCCGTCTGCGCGGCCCTTACTTTGCCCTCGCGACCATCGCGGTGGGCGAGATCTTCCGGCTGGTCGCCACGGAGTGGGTCGACTTCACGGAGGGCATGCAGGGCATCCTCATCATCCAGACATTCCGGAGCAAGATTCCTTACTATTACCTGGCCCTCGGTCTGGCAGCCGCATGCATTTATTCCATCCACACGGTCATGAATTCAAAGTGGGGTTACTACTTCCTGGCCATCCGGGAAGACCAGGACGCCGCCGAAGCCCTGGGGATCAGCAGTTTTCGTTACAAGAGCCTCTCCCTTATGATCAGCGCCTTTTTCACCGGTCTTGCCGGTGCCTTTTACATGAACTACATGGCGTTCATCGACCCTCAGGTGGTCTTTTCGCTCCACTTCATCTCCATCATGGCCATCCTCGTGGGAATCATCGGCGGCGTGGGAACCCTCTGGGGCCCGCCGACGGGTGCCTTTATCATGGTCCTGCTCCAGGAGACATTCCGGAGCGCCTTTTTCGGCATGCTTCCGAAGTGGGTCAGTGAGGCCCACGTCCTGGTTTTCGGATTGCTGGTCATCTTCGTCATCCGCTACATGGCCAACGGCATTGTGGGAGACTGGGGCAAGATCCGCCAGGTTTTCTCCGGCCGGAAAGCATCACCTTCTGCAGGAAGTGGAAACTGA
- a CDS encoding branched-chain amino acid ABC transporter permease has product MEVLIQTLVAGILMGGIYALVGLGMTLIMGVMKIVNLAHGQLMMIAMYITFVLFDHFHIDPYFSLLVSMPALFLLGAFIQKYLLNPLLKVDSILPENQVLMTVGIGMILTEIVRFIFQSDYKSVKTSYSFSTMYLGTISFNTSMVVAFCIAVLLTGGLFFFLAKTDVGKSVRATAQNKDAALLMGVNAEWITILTYGLGAALVAAAGTLLLPIYYLFPDVGGRFTLKAFVITILGGMGSTVGAIVGGVFLGIAESLGATYISMALSDAVGLVIFLLVLIFLPGGLKKLTKI; this is encoded by the coding sequence ATGGAAGTTCTTATCCAGACGCTTGTGGCAGGGATTCTGATGGGTGGCATTTATGCTCTCGTCGGTCTGGGAATGACCCTGATCATGGGTGTCATGAAAATCGTCAACCTGGCTCACGGTCAGTTGATGATGATTGCCATGTACATCACTTTCGTTCTGTTTGATCATTTCCATATCGATCCTTATTTTTCGCTCCTGGTGAGCATGCCGGCACTCTTCCTCCTGGGGGCTTTCATCCAGAAATATCTTCTGAATCCCCTGTTGAAAGTGGATTCGATTCTGCCCGAAAACCAGGTGCTCATGACGGTGGGCATCGGGATGATCCTGACCGAGATCGTTCGATTCATTTTCCAATCCGACTACAAGTCCGTCAAGACATCCTACAGTTTCTCCACCATGTATCTGGGAACGATATCGTTCAACACTTCCATGGTTGTTGCATTCTGCATCGCCGTCCTGCTGACGGGCGGCCTGTTTTTCTTTCTCGCCAAGACGGATGTCGGCAAGTCCGTACGGGCAACCGCTCAGAACAAGGACGCCGCACTGCTGATGGGTGTCAACGCCGAGTGGATCACCATTCTCACTTATGGTTTGGGCGCCGCGCTGGTCGCGGCCGCAGGCACGCTGCTCCTGCCCATCTATTACCTCTTTCCCGACGTTGGCGGCCGTTTTACGCTAAAGGCCTTTGTGATCACCATCCTCGGAGGCATGGGAAGCACGGTGGGGGCCATTGTGGGAGGGGTTTTTCTCGGCATTGCCGAGTCGCTGGGAGCCACGTATATTTCCATGGCCCTCAGTGATGCGGTCGGCCTGGTGATATTTCTCCTTGTGCTCATCTTCCTGCCGGGCGGCCTGAAAAAGCTCACCAAGATCTAG